TTTTAATTTGacagaaaacctagaatttatatttttaacaatttccaGTTTTGTTTTCCCCAGTTGACAAATTATAGAAGGAAATGAACATAGCATCACCTGTCGGAAGGAAGCCTTAATTGATAACTACAGAAGAATATGTACACTGATACATCTCAGTTGGCTATTAGGAGGCACCTACTGGATTTACATGTAAAACCTTTTTCAGCAACACAAACAAGTTATTTCAGCAggatttttcttttagtttttaaaaaactCGAAAACCTTTCTTAACAAACCGGTGAAAGCAACGTAACCTTAAAAAGCTAGCTACTGTATTTGCATAACTTGACAACTGCAAATCAAATGTGATGTATGATATCCATGCACCATTCATTACAACTCTTCCTATTAGAAAGTCAAGTTTCAACTTTCAATAAATAGGTTTTCAAAATTGATGGCAAACAAATACGACATCATGGAAGATCTGAGGTTTGTAATGAAGAACATACTGTACTTCATCAGATCTCAAATATCAAACATGTTCCTGTTTTAATATAGGTAAGCTGAAAATCACCTCCTCATTCGCACTGCTGAATTGGCTGGATTGGCTgaatatcaaacaatatcaaacatGTATTGTTGGCTGAATTGGCTCTTCTCCTTTACTCCTGTAACTATGTAAAAGAGAATCTACCTTCTTCGCTTCCTCCTCACAGTTTGAAATTTCAGTGGAACGGGAAGTGTAGCCAACAATACATGTTTCTCACGAACAAGCTTGCAACCTAAGTACTCATAGTGAGGTCGCAATGCTCCAATATCCATTCTTAAATCTTTGGCTATATCAGATAGATCGCTACGAAAATCATCAACGAAGAGAGTAAGCACCAACACGTAGTTGATAAGAAGAGCTTTTTTTTCATCCGGAATCCTTTTAGAATCTGGAACAGCAAACATTGAAGAGAACTTCTGGAACAACATGCCAGGAATCTTGTGATGCTTTGCAGATGATACACCATCCATAGAATGTTTATCCTTGAACTTAACAAGATGTGTAATGTATGATAATATGCCTGCCAGTCTTCTCTTCTCCTCTTCATTCTACAATAAAGAACGAGTTTCGTCACACTGgaaaaaacaataataatcaaTATATGCACATCAAATCCAACTGTAGTGTAAACAGGACCACATTAGATCTGCTTACCGTTTCAAATTCAAAACTTTTAAGGACCAGAGGGGGATAGCCCCGAATTGGCGCTAACATTGAATATTAGAAGGTAGGAAAAAGCAGCACCAAATTAACTATAGTGCAAGAAAGCAAGTGAGCAATCAACTTGCGCTCTGTGCCCTCAAACTAGCAGAAACTCACTctttattttacaaaaatccatAAATCACATAACTCATGATTCATTCACAATATGAAATTTCAATCATTTGTTTACCTGTATATGTTCCAATTTGTAGGATCTGTTGCAAACAAAGCTTGGATAAAGATCAGGTTTCATTTCTGCTCCAGCTTCTGTGAGCTTCAAAACATCCAAAAGATAATCCCACTCTCCTTCGAGAATAATCCTGTTCAGTGGATATGCCAACTCTGGCGCCGTGGCTGCCAGATCATGTGGTGGTATATTTCGAGCATTATCTGTGGTAACGGCTACTTCAAGAGCCTCTTTGTTTATTGCCCCGGCTATATTCCTGTCAAATTCCTCTTGATTTCCAGTATCTTCTTGTTGACGTAGCGAATCAAGCTTCCTAGCCTGGAAAGCAAACATCATAACTATATAAAGATGGAAATACTCCAAAAAAAAAGGTAGAGAATTTTTCCACAAATTATCTTTGTCACTAAACATAAAAATCTCCTTGTTTCATGCAAAGAAAAAAGTAGAGAATTTCTCCACAATGTTCCCCGTGCATGTCATAATTCGTAGGGAAAAATGGGAGGAATATACCTGTCTTATAGATTTCTTTGATGAGTACATTTG
Above is a window of Nicotiana tabacum cultivar K326 chromosome 8, ASM71507v2, whole genome shotgun sequence DNA encoding:
- the LOC107766237 gene encoding uncharacterized protein LOC107766237 codes for the protein MAKEKKKKKLEHQNPSPSKPADEEAEQEGRNDTQYSQHQEIDKVKSDNTKKKKKEKQLAVTIETIAESPNKTSPIVGYFSSGYDPLRNNDSNAQLYRNVKRNNRLQLVVSPNGAPVDFVGTNYSGEATSAQLCTYSLGVLDKETQTLKIVPIAANKIIRLEPRVRGSDAPENEDPDTVKQELTAEERTDKMRELTQMYSSKKSIRQARKLDSLRQQEDTGNQEEFDRNIAGAINKEALEVAVTTDNARNIPPHDLAATAPELAYPLNRIILEGEWDYLLDVLKLTEAGAEMKPDLYPSFVCNRSYKLEHIQNEEEKRRLAGILSYITHLVKFKDKHSMDGVSSAKHHKIPGMLFQKFSSMFAVPDSKRIPDEKKALLINYVLVLTLFVDDFRSDLSDIAKDLRMDIGALRPHYEYLGCKLVREKHVLLATLPVPLKFQTVRRKRRR